The genomic region ATTGCAATATATCACTCCTATCGTTGGGGTGAATTACAAGAACTTTATGTTCGCTTATACGTATTCACACTTAACGGGTGATGTAAAATTTGATAACTCAGGATTCCATCAAATCACACTTGGTATCAACTTATTCTGTAAGCGTGAACCATACGATTGTCACTGTCCTGCAGTTAACTAATTATAAAGAGATTATTAATTCTGTCCCGATTTATTCGGGACATTTTTTTAGAAGACAGTTATGGTTATAAAAGAAGTTAGAGGAAAGTATCCTCAAATCCCAGAGGATTGTTATGTGGCCGAAAATGCCACTATTGTCGGTGATGTGTCCTTTGGTGCCTCATGTAGTGTTTGGTTCAATGCTGTCGTGCGGGGTGATGTGCATTATATAAAAGTAGGCGATAAGGTAAACATCCAGGACGGTGCGGTGATTCATTGTACGTATCAGAAGCATCCAACAATAATTGGAAATAACGTTTCCATCGGACATAATGCGATTGTACACGGTTGTACGATCGAAGATAATGTACTCATTGGAATGGGAGCGATAGTAATGGATAATTGCGTGATCAAGAGTAATTCGATTATTGCTGCGGGTTCGGTGGTCACACAGAACACTGTAGTGGAATCCGGGGTGATTTACGCCGGTATTCCGGCTAAAAAGGTAAAAGATATCAACGCGTCGGATTTCGCCGGGGAAATCGAGCGTATTTCAAATAATTACGTAATGTATTCCAGTTGGTTTAAAGAATAAGTTTGTTTCTTTTTTTACTCGCGGATTTAGTAACATATAAAAGGCCATCTTAAGATAAAAGATGGCCTTTTTAGTACAATGTATTTTCAGTTTAAAAATCGATTACGGAAACACTGTCGGAAAAAGGAGTACCCAATAGTTTTTTGAGAACATCCGCTTTCGAATTGGTGTAGAATAAATGTTTAGTTGCTTCGTGTGAAGTGTTTAACAGTCCGTTTTGTTCCAGTATGTTTTTGGTTTGTTTCGCAACGGCTTCACCGGAGTCGATAATTTTAATGTGATCCGGAATGATTTCTTTAATCTGTGGAATCAGAAAAGGGTAGTGCGTGCAACCCAAAACCAGATAATCCATATTGGCGGCTACCATCGGATCGAGATAGGTTTTTAGCAACTCTTTAATCTCTTCTGATTCAAGATCGCCGTTTTCGATTAGCTGAACCAGATTATAGCCCACCTGTTCAATGATATTGAGGTGCTGGTAGTTCGCTATGGTTTTGTGGAATAACTCGCTGTTTAGTGTTCCTTTTGTAGCCAGGATTCCAATGGTTTCGGTCTTGGTCTGATTGGCAGCCGGTTTAATCGCCGGTTCGATACCAATAAAAGGAATGTCATAGCGGGCACGTAGTTCTTTTATCGCATTCGTTGTTGCGGTATTACAGGCAACGATTACCATTTTACAACCGCGTTCGATTAAATAGTCAACGTTTTTACAACTTAAACGGATAATGTCTTCTTTGGTCTTTTGACCATATGGGGCGTTTTTACTATCGGCTAAATAGATGGTGTTTTCATGAGGGAGGAGTTGATGTACCTCTTTCCAGATGGAAATGCCTCCAACACCGGAGTCGAATAAGCCTATGGGGTTTTTACTACTCATTACACAAATATAAAAAAAAACTGCCCTTGGAAAAAGAGCAGTTTTATTTTTATGAATAGAATGGATTATTTAAATCCTAATTCTTTTTTAACGTCACCTAATAAATCCGGACCGTCGGCCAATATTACACCACTTCCGTCAGTTGAATCTAATACATACTGGTATCCTTTTGCTTTCGCTACTTTTTGGATAGCCGTTCTTGCTTTTTCCATGATTGGTTTTACAAGATCCAATTCTTTTTGTTGTAATTCTTTTCCAGCATTCTCTCTGTACTGTTGGATTCGCTGACCCATATCCTGCATTTCTTTAGAACGTGTTTCGTTGATCGCTTCAGTTACAGTGGCTGCTTCTCCCTCGTATTTTTTCAATTTGGTTTGATACTCACTAACCATGGTTTTATATTGTGCATCGTATGTCTCACCAATTTTTTTTACTTGAGCCTGTGCGGTTTTCATGTCCGGGTAGCTTGTCATCAGTTCACTTACGTTGATGTGTGCTATTTTTGCCTGTGCAGAAATAGTTTGACTAGCACCAATGAAAAGTGCAGCAGCGATAAGTAAAGTTTTTAACTGTTTCATTGTTTTAGGTATTTAATTTAATTTTCTGATTTATTTTCTGTTGTCTTATTTTTCAATTTTTCTTCGCGCTCTTTTTTAGCCTTTTCTCTTTCTTCCAATATTTTTTGTTTGCGCTCTTCTAAGGCTTTTTTACGCTCTTCTATTTTTTGCTGACGTTCCTGTGCTGCTTTTTCACGGGCTTCCTGTTGTGCCGCTTTTAGGTCGGCTTTAGGATCTGACGCCGGTGCAGTTACTGCAGTTCCGTCTGCTGCTTTTTCGGCTGGTTTATCAGTCGCTTTATTTTCGGTTTTGTTACCACCTTGTTTCGCTTTTCGCTCTTCAAGTAGGAGTTTTCTCTTTTCTTCCTGCTCCAGTTTTCGGGCTTCCAGTTCTGCTTTACGATCGGCAATTAGTTTTTCACGAGCCGCCTTTCTTTCGTCAATTTTTCGCTGACGTTCCACCTGATCCGGATTAGCATTATCCATATCTTCTTTGCGTTCCTGCGCTTCCAGTTCTTTTTGCTGTTTTTTGCTCAACTGCTCTTTTTTCTGCGAACGGGTTAGTACGCGAAGTACCTGATCACTAATGTCAAAACGTTGTGCTGCAAAAAGCATGGTCAAATCGGATGACTTGTCAAATACGAAATCGTATTTTTTGGCTTCGGCAATATCCTGAACGGCATTAAATACCTGATCCTGGATTGGTTTTACCAACATGGTTTTCTGTGTCATCAGATCCCCTTGCGGACCAAAACGTTTTTGCTGATAATCCAACATTTCTGTTTCCAGGAATTTGATTTCTTCCTCTCTTTCGGCAATTAATTCTTTAGTAAGTAAAACCTTTTCT from Flavobacterium sp. WV_118_3 harbors:
- a CDS encoding gamma carbonic anhydrase family protein, which gives rise to MVIKEVRGKYPQIPEDCYVAENATIVGDVSFGASCSVWFNAVVRGDVHYIKVGDKVNIQDGAVIHCTYQKHPTIIGNNVSIGHNAIVHGCTIEDNVLIGMGAIVMDNCVIKSNSIIAAGSVVTQNTVVESGVIYAGIPAKKVKDINASDFAGEIERISNNYVMYSSWFKE
- the murI gene encoding glutamate racemase, with product MSSKNPIGLFDSGVGGISIWKEVHQLLPHENTIYLADSKNAPYGQKTKEDIIRLSCKNVDYLIERGCKMVIVACNTATTNAIKELRARYDIPFIGIEPAIKPAANQTKTETIGILATKGTLNSELFHKTIANYQHLNIIEQVGYNLVQLIENGDLESEEIKELLKTYLDPMVAANMDYLVLGCTHYPFLIPQIKEIIPDHIKIIDSGEAVAKQTKNILEQNGLLNTSHEATKHLFYTNSKADVLKKLLGTPFSDSVSVIDF
- a CDS encoding OmpH family outer membrane protein — its product is MRKYFLLALVTFVSIASNAQGRGIRIGYIDMEYILEKAPEYAEAKNQLELKAQGWKQEIEAKKNEVNKLKESLKTEKVLLTKELIAEREEEIKFLETEMLDYQQKRFGPQGDLMTQKTMLVKPIQDQVFNAVQDIAEAKKYDFVFDKSSDLTMLFAAQRFDISDQVLRVLTRSQKKEQLSKKQQKELEAQERKEDMDNANPDQVERQRKIDERKAAREKLIADRKAELEARKLEQEEKRKLLLEERKAKQGGNKTENKATDKPAEKAADGTAVTAPASDPKADLKAAQQEAREKAAQERQQKIEERKKALEERKQKILEEREKAKKEREEKLKNKTTENKSEN
- a CDS encoding OmpH family outer membrane protein; this encodes MKQLKTLLIAAALFIGASQTISAQAKIAHINVSELMTSYPDMKTAQAQVKKIGETYDAQYKTMVSEYQTKLKKYEGEAATVTEAINETRSKEMQDMGQRIQQYRENAGKELQQKELDLVKPIMEKARTAIQKVAKAKGYQYVLDSTDGSGVILADGPDLLGDVKKELGFK